A genomic window from Brassica oleracea var. oleracea cultivar TO1000 chromosome C8, BOL, whole genome shotgun sequence includes:
- the LOC106311378 gene encoding SKP1-like protein 5, which yields MSKIIVLKCVGHNPKDFELEEAVAVQFGCIKDLFHSDFDAESKIVVDVPVKFNSYIIGRIVEFCSSRASFSSDRAYWEQDFFHPCREPNQRKRKELIAMMEASEYLGMESLVELTTQSLANYLKGKNPLTIRSLWKVEGDLTAEEEAKALAMGVAKLGH from the exons ATGTCTAAAATAATCGTTTTAAAATGCGTCGGTCACAATCCCAAGGATTTCGAGCTGGAAGAAGCGGTGGCGGTGCAATTCGGGTGTATCAAGGACCTGTTCCACAGTGACTTCGATGCCGAAAGCAAGATAGTAGTCGACGTTCCCGTGAAATTCAACAGCTACATCATAGGACGGATAGTGGAATTCTGCAGTAGCCGAGCCAGCTTTTCAAGCGACAGGGCGTACTGGGAGCAAGATTTTTTCCATCCATGCAGAGAACCAAACCAAAGGAAGCGAAAGGAGCTTATCGCAATGATGGAG GCGTCTGAATACCTGGGTATGGAATCGCTCGTGGAACTCACCACCCAGTCATTGGCAAATTATCTCAAAGGCAAGAATCCCCTCACCATTCGATCTTTGTGGAAGGTGGAAGGCGACCTCACTGCTGAGGAGGAAGCTAAGGCGTTGGCGATGGGCGTGGCAAAATTAGGACATTAA
- the LOC106308205 gene encoding threonine--tRNA ligase, mitochondrial-like, with protein sequence MADEHPRDEAYLSAVIEKRIRLFEEFQAKQLAEIQSRPHDPIKVTIRDGGNVKEGKRWETTPAEIARQISVELANSALISSVNDVLWDMNRPLEADCSLEFFSFDSDKGRDTFWRSSAHILAQVLEQEYGCKLCIGPCKARDEGFFYDAFYGDLGLNEQHFPDTEAGDAREGHPFERIEVTRGQALEMFPDDNTFKVELLTEDKTTVYRCGPLVDLCSGPHIPNTSFVKAFKCLNLLSVLLGHHHQLFFCHPLSPGSWFFEKHGTRVYNKLMHFIGNEYRKRGYEEVISPNIYNMKLWETSGHAANYKENMYTFDIDKQEFGLKPMNCPGHCLMFQHRLRSYKELPIRLADFGVLHRNEASEALSGLTHTRRFQQDDAHIFCTKDQVSRELKRALEFVDYVYTKFGFTYELKLSTRPEKYLGDLTTWDRAERDLEEALEGFGKPFLVNRGAGEFYGPKIDITVSDAMKSYVQCATLQLDFQLPALFELEYTAMAEGNSDTPVMIHRAVLGSVERMFTTLVEHYKGKWPFWLSPRQAIVCSLSKDSHEYAERVREQIHEAGYYVDVDITDRNISKKVREAQVAQYNYILVVGAEETTTGHVTVRRRNEDLSEFPVLSVENLLDEFKLKTANFL encoded by the exons ATGGCGGATGAACATCCCAGGGACGAGGCTTATCTCTCAGCCGTCATCGAGAAGCGTATCAGGCTCTTCGAGGAGTTCCAAGCGAAGCAGCTCGCGGAGATTCAGTCTCGGCCACACGATCCTATCAA GGTTACAATTCGAGATGGTGGAAACGTGAAAGAAGGGAAGAGATGGGAGACGACTCCAGCAGAAATCGCGAGGCAAATTTCTGTGGAATTGGCAAACTCAGCGCTGATTTCTTCGGTAAACGATGTCCTCTGGGACATGAATAGGCCACTGGAAGCTGATTGTTCGCTTGAGTTTTTCAGTTTTGACAGCGACAAAGGCCGTGATACTTTCTGGCGTTCTAGCGCTCACATTCTCGCCCAG GTTCTCGAACAGGAGTATGGTTGTAAGCTGTGCATTGGACCCTGCAAAGCTAGAGATGAG GGTTTCTTCTACGATGCATTCTATGGCGATCTGGGCTTAAACGAGCAACACTTTCCCGACACTGAAGCAGGGGATGCTCGA GAGGGACATCCATTTGAAAGGATTGAAGTGACCAGGGGTCAGGCACTTGAGATGTTTCCTGATGATAATACTTTTAAGGT TGAACT CCTCACCGAGGACAAAACCACCGTCTACAGGTGTGGTCCTTTGGTTGATCTGTGTAGTGGACCACATATACCAAATACTTCCTTTGTGAAAGCTTTCAAGTGTTTGAAT TTGCTTTCGGTGCTATTAGGCCACCATCACCAACTTTTCTTTTGTCACCCACTCAG CCCTGGGAGTTGGTTCTTCGAGAAACATGGCACTCGCGTATATAATAAGCTGATGCATTTCATCGGGAATGAATATCGGAAAAGGGGCTACGAAGAG GTTATTTCACCAAATATTTACAACATGAAACTCTGGGAAACATCCGGACATGCTGCAAACTACAAGGAAAATATGTACACGTTTGAT ATTGATAAACAAGAGTTCGGGCTCAAACCTATGAACTGCCCTGGTCACTGCTTGATGTTCCAACACAGGCTTCGCTCGTATAAAG AATTACCCATTAGACTTGCCGACTTTGGAGTGTTACATCGAAATGAGGCAAGTGAAGCTCTTAGTGGCTTGACCCATACCCGACGGTTCCAGCAG GATGATGCACACATATTCTGTACAAAGGATCAG GTTAGTAGAGAATTGAAACGTGCATTGGAATTCGTTGACTATGTTTACACAAAATTTGGGTTTACCTATGAGCTAAAGCTCTCAACG AGACCAGAGAAGTACCTTGGAGACTTAACAACATGGGATAGAGCTGAAAGGGACCTTGAAGAAGCACTAGAAGGTTTTGGAAAGCCATTCCTT GTGAACAGAGGAGCCGGGGAATTTTATGGCCCGAAGATAGACATAACAGTATCTGATGCAATGAAAAGCTACGTCCAGTGCGCTACTTTGCAA CTTGATTTTCAACTTCCTGCCCTCTTCGAGCTGGAATACACAGCTATGGCTGAAGGGAATTCGGATACACCTGTGATGATACATAGAGCGGTGTTAGGATCTGTTGAGCGTATGTTTACCACATTGGTGGAGCATTACAAAGGAAAATGGCCCTTCTGGCTTAGTCCGCGCCAGGCCATAGTCTGCTCACTGTCAAAGGATTCTCATGAATACGCTGAAAGG GTGAGAGAACAAATTCATGAAGCTGGGTACTATGTTGATGTTGACATAACAGACAGAAACATCAGCAAGAAG GTGCGAGAAGCTCAGGTTGCGCAGTACAACTACATACTGGTTGTGGGTGCTGAAGAAACTACAACGGGACAT GTGACTGTTCGGCGAAGAAACGAAGACCTTTCAGAGTTCCCAGTGCTGAGCGTCGAGAATCTGCTGGATGAATTCAAACTCAAGACGGCCAACTTTCTCTGA
- the LOC106310577 gene encoding metacaspase-8 isoform X1 encodes MKTRYLPLDSYISLLKEQTGQTDIKCGKIRQTLVKVFGEDSSPHVMLSNSMKRNAHRGLLGMFIGKREVNTDGAGSELKSKHPNNGILLSGCQTDQRSEDVYVTRTGKAYGAFSDAIQTILSGTRQEITNKEMVLRAREILKKQKFGQRPGLYCHDRYVNIPFIC; translated from the coding sequence ATGAAAACAAGATATCTACCTCTCGATAGCTACATTAGTCTTCTCAAGGAGCAAACCGGACAAACCGATATCAAATGTGGGAAAATCAGACAAACACTTGTTAAAGTATTTGGCGAAGACTCTAGTCCGCATGTTATGCTCTCTAATTCAATGAAACGAAATGCTCACAGAGGATTGCTAGGTATGTTCATAGGCAAGCGCGAGGTTAATACAGATGGTGCAGGATCTGAACTTAAAAGTAAGCATCCCAACAACGGTATTTTGTTAAGTGGGTGTCAAACAGATCAAAGATCCGAGGATGTATACGTGACAAGAACTGGAAAAGCATATGGAGCATTCAGTGACGCAATTCAGACAATATTGTCGGGGACAAGACAGGAAATAACGAACAAAGAGATGGTTTTGAGAGCTAGAGAGATTCTCAAGAAACAAAAGTTTGGTCAACGGCCAGGTTTATATTGTCATGACCGTTATGTTAATATCCCATTTATTTGCTAA
- the LOC106307738 gene encoding putative ALA-interacting subunit 4, whose translation MSFSATSSIALGGGSPEASAAKITSKRPKYSRFTQQELPACKPILTPKWVILTFLVSGVVFIPLGAICLFASQGVIEIVDQYDIDCIPLSFRDNKVRYIQGLEDKRCNRTITVTKTMKNPVYVYYQLENYYQNHRRYVKSRQDGQLRSPKDENDVKSCAPEDTVGGEPIVPCGLVAWSLFNDTYDFTRNNQKLSVNKKDISWKSDRDSKFGKNVFPKNFQKGFPIGGKSLDPKIPLSEQEDLIVWMRTAALPIFRKLYGKIDTDLEAGDTIKVLLQNNYNTYSFNGKKKLVLSTTSWLGGRNDFLGIAYLTVGSICLSLAVFFSVLYLAKPRQLGDPSYLSWNRSAGGGR comes from the exons ATGAGCTTCTCTGCAACGTCATCAATTGCCTTGGGCGGTGGATCCCCTGAGGCTTCTGCTGCCAAAATCACCTCAAAGCGTCCAAAAT ATTCAAGATTTACACAACAGGAGCTTCCAGCATGCAAACCAATTCTTACTCCAAAATGG GTGATTCTGACCTTTCTTGTCTCCGGGGTTGTCTTTATCCCTCTCGGAGCTATTTGCCTGTTTGCCTCTCAGGGT GTCATCGAAATTGTTGATCAATATGACATAGACTGCATTCCATTATCCTTTAGAGACAACAAAGTGAGGTACATACAGGGCTTAGAAGATAAGAGGTGTAACAGAACAATAACG GTGACAAAAACTATGAAGAATCCTGTCTATGTTTATTACCAGCTTGAGAACTATTACCAAAATCATCGACG GTATGTGAAAAGTCGACAAGATGGACAATTGAGAAGTCCAAAAGATGAAAACGATGTGAAATCATGTGCGCCAGAAGATACAGTAGGTGGTGAACCTATTGTTCCTTGTGGTCTTGTTGCTTGGAGTTTGTTCAATGATACTTATGATTTCACTAGAAACAACCAGAAACTATCTGTGAATAAGAAAGACATCTCATGGAAAAGCGATAGAGATTCAAAGTTTGGTAAAAACGTCTTCCCCAAAAATTTCCAGAAAGGATTTCCCATCGGCGGTAAAAGTCTTGATCCAAAGATTCCA TTGAGTGAGCAAGAAGACTTAATAGTGTGGATGAGAACTGCAGCTCTACCAATATTTAGAAAGCTGTATGGTAAAATAGACACTGATCTTGAAGCTGGAGATACCATAAAGGTGTTGTTGCAGAACAATTACAACACTTATAGTTTCAATGGAAAGAAAAAGCTTGTGCTGTCTACCACTAGCTGGCTTGGTGGAAGGAATGATTTCCTTGGGATTGCTTACTTAACTGTTGGTAGCATATGCTTGTCCTTGGCTGTCTTCTTCTCCGTCTTGTATCTAGCAAAGCCAAG GCAACTGGGAGATCCATCTTACTTGTCATGGAACAGGAGTGCTGGAGGTGGACGATGA
- the LOC106310577 gene encoding metacaspase-8 isoform X2, whose protein sequence is MAKKALLIGINYPGTAVELRGCVNDVRRMQKCLIDRYGFSNKDITVLIDTDKSSIQPTGKNIREALKKLIAEGEPGDVLVFHYSGHGTRLPTEEGLFDATDYDECITPCDMNLITDNEFRDMVAEVKKGCLLTIISDSCRQ, encoded by the exons ATGGCAAAGAAAGCGCTTTTGATCGGCATCAACTACCCTGGAACCGCCGTCGAGCTACGTGGCTGTGTCAACGACGTCCGTCGCATGCAGAAGTGCCTCATCGACCGTTACGGATTCTCAAACAAGGACATAACGGTGTTGATCGACACAGACAAATCTAGCATCCAACCCACCGGCAAGAACATCCGCGAGGCTCTCAAGAAACTCATCGCTGAAGGAGAACCGGGTGATGTTCTGGTGTTTCATTACAGTGGACATGGCACGAGACTCCCAACAGAAGAAGGATTGTTCGACGCAACAGATTACGATGAGTGTATCACTCCTTGCGATATGAATCTGATCACGG ACAATGAGTTTAGAGACATGGTGGCAGAGGTGAAAAAGGGATGTCTGCTGACGATAATCTCGGACTCTTGTAGACAATGA